The segment TCACCTATGAGCGTTTGATCCTGATCGGGCTGATCCTTATCCTGGTAGTGATATTCCTACCACGGGGACTCGTCTCGCTGCCTGCGAAGATCAAAGCCCGGCTTGAAGGCCGGTTGAGTTGAGCGAGCGCCAGCTCACATGCCCAGATAGGCTTCTCTCACGTAATGGTTATTGAGCAGATCTGAGCCCTTACCTTCGAGGATGATCTGCCCCTTTTCCATGATATATGCACGGTCTGAGATCTCGAGCGCATGATGGATGTTCTGCTCAACGAGCAGTACCGTGACCTGTTCCTCTTTCAGTTTCTGAATGATCTCGAAGACCTGTAAGACGACCACCGGCGCGAGCCCGAGCGAAGGCTCGTCAAGCATCAGTAGCGCTGGCTTTGACATCAATGCGCGTGCGATCGCGAGCATCTGCTGCTCACCACCGCTCATCGTACCGGCGAGCTGTTTTTTACGTTCCGCGAGCTTCGGGAAGAGCGCGAAGACCCAGTCCAGGGAGTCGTTCTGCAGCTCACGAGCGCGTGGCACATAAGCGCCGAGCACGAGGTTCTCGAGCACGCTCATCTTCGGGAATATCTCGCGACCCTCGGGAACAAGCGCGATTCCTTCACCCACGATCTTATACGCTGGAATTCCATCGATCTGCATATCAAACAGCTTAATGCTACCCGAACGTGGTTTGAGTAAGCCCTGGATCGTCTTTACCGTGGTCGACTTCCCTGCACCGTTCGAGCCGAGCAGCGTCACTACCTCACCCGCATTCACGCGGAAGGAGACGTCCCAGAGCACCTGCACCTTATCGTACAAAACATTCAGTTTCTCTATGCTGAGCATGGTCTCGGAGTTGTCAGTTCGTACATCCCGCGTCACATATAGGTCTTCTCGCCGAGGTAAGAGCTGATGACCTTCTCATCCTTCGCGATCTCCACTGGCGTGCCCTCGGCGATCTTCTCACCGTGATGCAGGACAACGATCCGGTCTGAGACGTTCATAATCACCCGCATCACGTGCTCTACCATGAGGATCGTGATCCCGGCCTCACGTATCTTCTGGATCAGCGAGATGGCAGCGTTGCTCTCGCGCGGATTCAGCCCGGTGGTCACCTCGTCGAGCAGGAGCAGCTTCGGCTCCGTTGCAAGTGCGCGTGCGAGCTGAATCCGTTTCAGCTCCACCACATTCAGGTTCTTGACCGGGTAATGGATCTTCTCCTGGGGGTAGCCGGCGAATTCGAGCTTCGCCGCAGCCTTCTCACGCGCCTCGGACATGCTGAGGTTCACGGAATCACCGAACAGCGCACCGACGGTCACGTTCTGCAGTGCGGTCAACTCGGGGAAGGACCGGACGAGCTGAAAGGTCTTCGCAATCCCGAGCTTGCAGACCATATTGGGGCTCAGGTTGGTGATCTCGCTGCCGTCGAAGAAGATCGAGCCCGAGCTGGGCGGGTAGACACCGCTGACGACATTGAGGAGCGTGGATTTGCCCGCGCCGTTCGGCCCGACGAGCCCGACGATCGCATTTCGCTCGATCTCAAAGCTGACGTCCTTGATTGCGGTAATCCCGGCAAAGTGCTTGCTTACCTTCTGTATCGAGAGCATCTATTCTCCGTCACGCGGTTCTGTGTATTGTATATAGGTGTGATCACTGACCATATTAATATATAGGGTATTCTTGCTTATCGCGCGTTTTCGATTCAACACGGCTCCTTCCTTGAAACCACCGCTGGAGAAACCACATGGTTTTTTATAGGATGACAGCATAGGTTGCTTTGGTGATTGATACGCATGTTCAGGTACTGGAATCCGCACATCGAGCGAATGCCCGTTGACGATCTGCACAAATTGCAGGAGGATCGGCTTCGATCTTTGGTACGCTTTGTCTATGCCCATTCATCCTTTTACCGGGATCGGTT is part of the Methanomicrobia archaeon genome and harbors:
- a CDS encoding ABC transporter ATP-binding protein — its product is MLSIEKLNVLYDKVQVLWDVSFRVNAGEVVTLLGSNGAGKSTTVKTIQGLLKPRSGSIKLFDMQIDGIPAYKIVGEGIALVPEGREIFPKMSVLENLVLGAYVPRARELQNDSLDWVFALFPKLAERKKQLAGTMSGGEQQMLAIARALMSKPALLMLDEPSLGLAPVVVLQVFEIIQKLKEEQVTVLLVEQNIHHALEISDRAYIMEKGQIILEGKGSDLLNNHYVREAYLGM
- a CDS encoding ABC transporter ATP-binding protein codes for the protein MLSIQKVSKHFAGITAIKDVSFEIERNAIVGLVGPNGAGKSTLLNVVSGVYPPSSGSIFFDGSEITNLSPNMVCKLGIAKTFQLVRSFPELTALQNVTVGALFGDSVNLSMSEAREKAAAKLEFAGYPQEKIHYPVKNLNVVELKRIQLARALATEPKLLLLDEVTTGLNPRESNAAISLIQKIREAGITILMVEHVMRVIMNVSDRIVVLHHGEKIAEGTPVEIAKDEKVISSYLGEKTYM